In Nitrospiria bacterium, the DNA window TTTCCCGTAAAACCTCAGAAAGACCACCAGCCCAATAATACTCAAACCGATCATCAAAATGTCATTCTTTTGAAATCGTGTGGCCATAAGGTCAGACCGTCTTCGGATGGCGGATGGGAATACACTTCAAGTGTAGCCCTCAGCCGCCGTCCGTCAAGCCAGATCGTCCGGTGGACAACTTAAAATGTCGGCAATTGAAGCTGGTCTCTTAATGATGAAGGAATGGGCGAAGTGGTTTAGCCTTGGCCGCTGATTCGTCCGACGGTATCGGGCAAACCTGAACGATCGTTCATGGCAGGATTTGATATTTGATAAAGGACTATATGATGGATGGGGTGCCCGCTTTGGCTTTGACGACCGTCGTAAGATGAAACTTATATTTCAAGGTCAGACTTGGGACATGCGGTTCACCATCGCTTTGTCCGCTTATACTGGTCAGCCCAGGTGCCGCGCTGTCGAAGTCGCTCAATTGCAGCGATGATCTCCTCACCGGCAACTGCCCGATTACTCGCTTTACGAAAGAATGTCGACTTGATGGAACTCCCTGATACTCTGGACTGTCGGTGAGACTTTTTATTTTCCTTTACGATTTTTTTTCGGCCGAACCTGGGTTTCCCCATTATTTTTCTCCACGCTTTTGATGGAATGAGGAAATTCTATCGAAAGACCTTTTGAAGAACCGCGATTGCTTTGTCAATATCCTTCGCGCTCACGTCCAGATGCGTCACGGCGCGAAGCAGCATTTTGCCGAAAGGGACGACCAAGACGCCTTCTTTTTTCAGCGTCTCCACGGCCCGCTCGGGGGTGTAGCGGGTCTTGGCGATATCGAAGATCACGATGTTCGTCTCGACATGATTCGGGTGGAGTGAGATACTCGGAAGGTCTGCGAGCGCCATCGCCAGTTTCTTGGCATGGGCGTGATCCTCCGCGAGGCGTTTGATGTTATGTTTCAGCCCGTACAGTCCGGCCGCGGCCAGTATGCCGGCCTGACGCATCCCGCCGCCGAACATCCGCCGTAGTCGTCGTAGTAATGGAATCCGATCGGTCGTAGTGCAGATCAACGATCCCACCGGCGCGCCGAGCCCTTTGGACAGGCAGAACGAGACGGTATCGAAAGACTCGGCGTACTTGGCGGCGGAAATGCCGCTTGCGATGGAGGCATTGAAGATTCTTGCTCCGTCCAGATGCATGGCCACCCCGCGGCGCCGCGCGATCTTGGCGATTGCTTTGATCTTCTCAAGAGGATAGACTGTTCCGCCGCCGCGGTTGTGCGTATTTTCAAGACAAACGAGACGGGTGGGCGGGAGATAAATTTCATCCGTTCGAATCGCATCGGCCACCTGGTCCGCTTCCAGAATACCGCGAGCGCCGGGAAGACCGTAGAATTGAATCCCGCTCAGGGCTCCCCCGGCCCCGGCCTCGTAATGGAAAATATGGGCCTGGGCCTCGATGATCACCTCATCGCCGGGTTGTGTTAAAAGTCGGACGGCAAGCTGGTTGGCCATGATGCCGGACGGAACGAACAGCGAGGCCTCTTTCCCCAACAACTCGGCCGCCCGCTCCTGAAGACGGTTGACCGTGGGATCCTCGCCGAAGACATCGTCTCCCACCTCGGCATCGGCCATTGCTTTTCGCATCGCCGGAGTCGGGCGGGTCACGGTGTCGCTTCGAAGATCAATCCGGGAGTTCATGAAAGGCCTGTTCCGGGATGACGGAGGGGCGATGCCAGCGCTCGGAGCGGTAACGGATCAGGAGCAGGGTCATCCGTACAAACCAATCGACGACCATGACGCTCCAGACGAACGGGAGGCCGAATCCGAGACCGACCGAAAAGATATAGGCCAAAGGGATCCGAACGAGCCAGCTTCCCACGATTGTGGTGAAGAGGAGGTATTGCGTGTCGCCGGCGGCTCTGAGCGAGCCGGAGAGCACCATCGTGATCGCCAGAGGGACTTGTAGAATCGCCGCGATTTTTAGGAAAAGGGTCCCCAGACGAATGACTTCGGGATCGCTGGTAAACAGGCGGAGCAAAATGTACGGGAAAAAGAAAAACAAGAGGCCCATGCAGGCCATCAGCATCACGGCGAACCTATTGGCTTCCCAGTTAACCAGGTTGGCCCGATCGCGTTGATTGGCTCCCAGACTCTGTCCGACCGCGGTGGTCGCGGCGATGGAGAGCCCGTACCCCGGCATGAAGGAAAGCGCCTCAATCGAGACGCCGACCTGATGCGCGGCGTAGGCGGCCGTTCCGTAAAACATGATCATCTTCATATAGAAAGTTTGGCCGGCCTGCTGCAGCGCCCGATCTCCAAAGACCGGAAGTCCGATTCGGATCACTTCCTTCAGCAGGGCCAAATTGAACAGTCCCACATGGATCGCCCCGCGCCGGTAGAGGGCCCAGAGAAGGATCCCCACGCCGACGGCTTCCGAGATTCCGACGGCGGTGGCCGCCCCGACGACGCCGAGGTGCGGCGCCCCCCAGAGTCCGTAGATGAGGGGATAGGCGATCAACACGTGCAGGACGTTGGTGATGATAACCGCGATGAGAGGGCTGCGGGTGTCCCCCACCCCGTATAGAATGTTGGAGAGGAGATTCACCAGGGCGATGAATCCGAACGCCCCGAAGATCACTTTGAGATACCCGTCCGCCAAATGGATCACGGCCGGCTCGGACCCCAGAAAGCGCGCGCCCTCCTGTCCGAAAAACCCGCCAAACAGGCTGATCAGAATGGAAAGAAAAATGCATAACAGGATGGACTGGAAAGCGATGCGTGCCGCTTCCGGTTGCCGGCGGCCTCCGTACAGTTGGGCGATGATGACCGTCGTGCCGGATGACAACGCCCAGATGACCGTCAGGGCCATGAAGACCAAGAGCTGGCCGATTCCCACGGCCGCGATCGCGTTCGCACCCAGTCCGCCGACCAAAAAGATGTCGACGATGCTCACGGTCCGCTGCAACAGGCTGCTGAGGACCACCGGCATGGCCAGGGCCACGATTTCACGGCGGACTTGTTTGCGAAGGAGTGATCGGCTCACCCTTCCATTATAGTGCATTTTGGATTCCAGTCAAAGAAAGGATGGAGCGTTCGGCGTGCGAGGATGGAAGCCGCGTCCGATTGTGAGACGCCGCATCAATTTTCAGCGCGGCCTTTTTCTCCTCTCAGCTTTACGGTGCAGGAGAGTTCCTATTCTTGCGACCGGATCTTGGAAGGCGGAGGGTTTGGTCAGGTAATCGTCCGCACCGCAATCCAGGCCCACGATTTTTCCGAATGCGACTGAGGAGAGCGAGCCCGTCTATTTTGGGCGGCAAAATATCCAGCACGATTGCATCCGACGGGAAGTTTTCCGCCATGAACAGCCCTTCTTCACCGTCAAGCGCGGTATCGACTGTGTAGCCCTGTTCCTGAAGACCTTTCTTGACGACCGCGGACAGGTCTTGTTGATCTTCGATAGGGAGGATTCGCATTCCGCAATTATAATGCATTTCGCGTCTAAAACACTAGGCGCGTCCGGTCCGCCCGGCGGCGTGGGAACCGAGGGTCCAACCCTGCTTCTCCCCCTCCTTTAGGGGGATTGAACTTCAAGCCCGTTTTTTGTAGTGTAGATAGTCATTTCATCTTGAAATACCTTTTGTTCGGGTTGTTTGATGTTTTTTCTGGATGCATTGTAAATTGGCACCATTTCCAGGGACGGAAAAATCACGGTGAACACAACAAGCGAGTAGGAGATCTCTGATGGAGAACACAATCAACAAATCGTATTACGAAAAACTTCATTTGGACGGGAAGATCGAACAGGGCAAGCAGGTTGTCCGGGATGCATTCGACCGGTTTGGCCTGGAAAAGGCGGTCGTGGCATGGACGGGCGGAAAAGACAGCACGGTGATGCTCTGGCTGATCCGGGAGGTGAGCCGCGAGCGAAACTGTGCCATTCCGGATTTGATCTTTATTAATGAGGGCTATGTTTTTGAAGAGGTCCTGGCGTTTAAAGATCGAATGGAGCGGGAATGGTCCCTCAAAATTCATGAGGTGAAGAACGATGACGTTATGCGGTTAGTCCGGAAACCGGGCGACGTCGTCAGGGTGTCGGACTTGAGTTTCCGCAATCGGGAAGAGCTCAAAAAGCTGAACTATGCCGAGGAAACCTTTGTCTGGGAGCCGGAGTCCTATGTCGGCAACCATTTGATGAAGACGGTGGCCATGAATCTTTTTATCGAGTCGCATCGTATCACGGCCATGTATACGGGTGTCCGATGGGACGAGCAGTCGGCTCGATCGAACGAGATTTATTTTAGCCCAAGGAGGACTCCGGATCATTACCGTGTCCATCCGATCCTTCACTTCCGGGAGCGGGAAATATGGGACCTGATTCACAGCCGCAAAATTCCGGTGAACCCCCTCTATGCCCAGGGCTACCGCTCGCTGGGGACGAAGGACACCACCACCAAGACCAGTGATCTCCCGGCCTGGGAGCAGGACCTGGAGCATACCACGGAACGGGGTGGACGACGGCAGGACAAGGAAGGGATCATGGAGCGCCTGCGCGAACTGGGTTATATGTAAACAGGGCCGTTCAATGAATCATCTGATCTATCTGATCATCGACAGTGCCCGTTACGATTCCTTTGCATCCGCGGCAACTCCGAACATGAGAAATCTCGGCCATCCGGAGCGGCGATACAGCTACGCGGGATGGACTTCTCCGTCTCATTTCGTCTATCTGATGGGGATGACCCCGCATCGGAGTCCGGAGGGGGTGTTCGCCTCGGAGGTCTATAAAAAGGATTATCTGAAATGGGGGGACCGGTTGGGAATAGGGGAACTCGCGATGAAAGATTTCGTCCCCCGCTTCTGGCTTCCGCAGTTCTTGAAGTCCAGAGGGTACAAAACCCATGCACGGGTTTCGATGCCGATCATCAACCCGATGACCATTCTGAATGCCTCATTCGACACGTACAAACTGATGGACCGTTACAACGATTTCGAAACCATGATTAACGAGGTATCGTTTGACTCCGGTCCGGCCTTTTATCTGTTGAACCTAGGAGAAGCCCATTATCCTTACGGAATCCCACCCGAGGAAATGCCGTCTCTTCATGGAGAAAACGGAGTTTTCAAGCGAGCCGGGGAAGATGTTTTGGGACATCGGCCCGAATCGCCGGACCTGACCGGATACTACTTCGAGAAAAAACATCTGGATCTTTTCCGGGCGCGGCAGATTGCGGCCATCGAGGAGGTGGATCGTCTGATGGAAAGGCTGTTCAAAAAGTGCCCGCCAGGGACTCATATCATCATCACGTCCGACCATGGCGAACTGTTCGGGGAAGACGGCTATTTCGGCCATGGCCCGATCATGCATCCAAAAGTCTTCGAGGTTCCCTATATTGAAGGGAAGGTTTAATCGCTTTCCTCGGTTTTTTTAGATCTTACGTGCGGAAAATCCACGGATTCATGCCGCCTCTTATCCGGCCAGCGCGACGGGAAGTCATCCTGCCCAATCCGTATGTCTTTAGTCGATATTAATAAATTAAGAAGGAGATAATCATGAGGGTTCCGAAAGGAATGCGGTCTGCCGTTGCCATGATTGTTCTTGTGTGTTTCTTCGTTGTTGGGTGCATTGGTCCCTTTACGCTTTCGCGAAGCCTTGGAAAATGGAACGCTGGAGTCGGAAACAAATGGGAAGACGAGCTCGTTTTCTTGGGGTTGGTCATCTTTCATGTCTATACGATCACCGGCCTGATTGATGTATTGATTCTCAACCCGATCTGGTTCTGGAAAGCTCCGAACACAGGCCCGATCAGCAGTGAAAACGGCTCCAAGGAGATCGTCATGGACAAAGAGCACCGAGCCATCCTCACCTTCACCGAGAAGGAGAAAACAGTGCGAGCGGATTTATTTGAACAAGGACGATGGATCGATTCCATCCGGGTGACAGAATACACGAATGGATCCTTGGTGGCGGAAAATGCCGACGGCCGTGTTCACTTTGTGTCCCGCTCGCTTCAAAACGGAATTCAACAGGTCATCGATCCGCAGGGGGAAGCCGTTTTTTCCTATTCGCTTCTTCGAATAGAACGCCGTATCGTTCAAGCTCAACGCGGAATTAAGATGGCCGGCTCGAGGACGCTGACCCAGCGAATGGGTCAATATTAGATGGTGCCCTCTTAAAACGAGACGATGGTGACTCATTTCCTCAGGATGGCCCTGATCTGGATAAGCGTGGTTTTGTTCGCTTGCGTTTTTCAGGGTTGCGGTGGGGGGAAAAAAGGCCCGGTCCCTTCCAGCCTCACCGGAACGGCCGCCGTGGGTGCGCCCATTGCCAATGCGGTTGTGACGGTAAAAGACCGGAATGGTGTATCAAAAACGGGAACGACCGACGCGCTGGGAAAATACCGTATCGATGTCACCGGATTAACCGCCCCTTTTCTGCTCAAGGTGGATCTGTCGTCAGGATCTTCTCTCTTCAGTGTGGGGATCCACACCGGCAATGTAAACATCCATCCTTTTACCGATCTGATTATTGGAACTTGGTACCAGATTAAGGGATTGAAGGTTCTGGATGCCTTTGCCGGCATGGGGAGTTCCACACCGCTTCCGACCGAGCCTGAGGTTTCGATACTGGCAAACGTTGCCAAGGACATTGTTTGGAGATGGGTGAACGATCACGATCTTAATCCACAAACGTTCGACCTTATCACCACTCCGTTCAACGCAGACGGTGCCGGTTTCGACGCCGTCCTTGCGCTATCGCAAATCGATGCAAGCGGTGTGGTGACGATTCAGGATTCAAGCATGAATGAGACCTCCACGCTCTCTTTCGATTCTTCAACGAGCACCCTTGCCGTCAACACCACAACTACGTCGGGTCAGCAGGCAACAAACAGCATCACTACCGTTGTTATTCCCACAACGGCGGCAATTCAAACGGCCTTCAACGGGGTAAACGCCACCCTTTTGAATGTGGTGGGCAAGGCCCGTACGGAGGGTTTGTTCCTTGCCGACACCGATCTGGCTAGGTATTTTGATGACAACTACATACAGGACGGATTTGGAAAAGATGTTGGTACGGCCGACTTTGCCTCCCTTCTGCGGGGTGTTGCGCTTCAGCTTAAGGCCTTTACGGTCGATCGGATCGTCTCATACGATGATTCGGATAAAGTAATTCATGTCGTTGCCACGTTCTCATGGGCTCAAGACGGGCAGATCCTGTATCGGGTGGTTGATAAGGGAGAGGGGGGGATCGGCTTTAAACAGCAGGCCGACGGATCCTGGCGCTTCTTCGGCAATCAACAAGTTGCGAATGTACAAGCGCAGGCGATCATGGTTCAAATCATGGCAGGCGGTACAAGCGACGGTGCCTATCCGCTCTTTCAGCTTCAAGCAATCGCGCCCACGGGGAAACTGATCAGTGCCCAGGCGGCGAATAGCACTACGACCATCCCGTTGATAAAAGCGTCAACCGTATTTGTGGATACCCTTTATCCAGAGGTGGGCAGTTCGATGAGCCTCCAACTAGATCAATTCGGTGTGTTATTACCTGTTCCATCTATCGGGGAGCTCTACACATTCAACCTTACTACAAACACGAACCAGTTGAGCTATACGGACCTTCTGCGATCGATGACAACCGAATCCATCCGGATCACGAGCCCGACAGGCCATACCCTGAACGACGCCTTGCTCGGCCAGTCGTTGACGGTTGAATGGACCCTCCCGACTACTTTTCCGATCGGGCAGGTGGATCTGATCGGGCAGATAACGGTGGGGCAATCGGTCTGTACGGTCAACAGCCCGTTCCCCGGTCCCTCCTCCACGAGTGGGACGATCACTCTTCCCACAACCTGTGAAGGTGCCTCCGTCGTTCCCGGCGTGACTTCTTCAGGGTCCGATCCGGTTATCCTCCAGGTCAGAGTCCGGGGTGTGAATGGCGAAGAGACCTGGGTCCAATATCATTTCAGATAGAGCTCTATAGATACTTCGGTGTCTCAGTTGATTTGTTTGGGTAATAGGAAGGTCATGGTTCAAGGATTAATGACATTCGAGGAAAAGCTTAATAATAAGGGGTTTCTATAAAGTCCCTCAAAAGAGGGGTTGACAGACAAGGCTGTTCAGTTGTAGCATTACTATCCTCCGACGGGTGGGTTTGGGGTTTTAGGTATTTCCCGAGTCGGACAAAGTCCGAGAGAATATCGTCGATTTTCACCAGATTGTTATTGAGTAATCGATTGTGTGTCGAGGATTCGCATTCAAGAGGCTATGCCATGGATCTTCAATCAACTATCGGAGTCTAAGGGTTGTATGATCTCAACACGTCCAGCGCAAATGCGGTGAATGCCATGACGTCAAATATGCCCGGTGCGGACTGGGTGCCCCAGTTGAAAAGTTATGGATGTGGAGCGACGGCGGTCCTGCGGACTGCGTATGTCCTATTTGAGCAAAAGCGGTACGACGAGTGTACCGTCGAAGTCAAAAAAGTGTTGGCGGTTGACCCGGATCTTTCCACCGCGCTTCTGATGCTTGGAAACATCCATCTGGCCTTGGGCCAGCATGATGATGCGGTTACGGCTTACCGAGCGGCGTTGAAATCCAACGACCGATTTTCGGATGCCCACTTGATGCTCGGGTGGGTGTATACCGTACAGCAAAGATACACGGAAGCGGTTTGGGAGTTGGATATGGTCCTGAAGCTGAATTCCAGCGAAATTGATGCGTACTTGATGCTCGGGGGCATTTTTTTTAAAAACAAAGAGTACAAAAGGTCCATGAAAGCCTACCAAGCGGCGCAGCAGATCGATCCAGAGATGGCTTTTGCACATTTCATGGAAGGGAAGATTTACCTGGAACAGGGGCAGTTTTCAAGGGCCGAGGCAAAATTTCAGGAAGCCCTTCACTTTGATCCAAGCCTGGTCAGGGTCTGTTTTGAGTTGGGAACCGTTTACCTGGAAACAGGAAGATACGAAGCCGCAAGCGCATGTTACAAACAGGTTTCTAATCGAAGCTCAAAGAACATCGCCATCATCTCTGGACTCGGAGGCATCCATCTCCGGAACAAGGAATATGACAAGGCCAAAATCTGCTTTGAAGAGGCGGTGCGCCTTGCTCCCCGGACGGCGTTGCCTCATTTGATGCTCGGAGATGTTTATGTGGCTCAAAAGAATTACAAGGAAGCCGAGGCTGAATATCAGGAGGCGTTGGTTCTCAACCCAAGCCTTGCCTTGGCCCACTGGAAATTGGGAATTGTTTTATACGAACAAGGGGACTACCCACCGGCCGTGGGGGAATTGCAGGCTGCGATGGAAATCAATCCCAAGTTCCAGAAGGTGGCCAACGAATATAGGGAAGCGACCAGGAATTCTGGTTCGCAGGCCGCCTCAGAGTTCTGGAAAGAACTCTTGGATGACCCAGGGGACGAAACGGTCCACCACAAGAATTTTATTCCATCTTCGACGAGACCAGATCGATAGACGCATCCTGAAACCCGGACTGGGAGTACGATATTTAAAATCCGCAATTCCCAAGACACTTTACAAGTAGGGCGGCCTTGTCATTCGAACGACATGTATTTCGCAGCGATCTTAAAGTGGTTTTTCGGCGCACAAAGGGAGATCCTGTGCGCTACCTTCTTATCCGCCCCGAAGACAAGGAGACGATTGAGCTCGGAGCAGAGGAATATTTCCTCTGCCGACAACTCAACGGGAAACTCTCTTTTGAGGAGATAAAAAAACGATTTGATGAAGAATTTCATTTGACCTTGGATCGCGATCTATTCGAGGCCATGATCGATAAATTAAGCCAGGAAAAATTGTTCATTGGAAATTCCATCCTGGTGCAAGAGGCCTTTCCCAATTCGATTGATCCTTGGGCTCCTACGAAACAGATCAGTTTTGGATCCCCCCAAGCCATCCTGCAGCGCCTCCTACCACTTTTCGGTTGGTGTTTCAGCCTTCCATTCGCTTTAGTTTCCCTTGTTTTGTTGATCCCGGTAACGTATATTGTTTATTATTATGGAAGCCCCTTCTTGAGCATTCAAATGCGAATTCTGGCCGATTTCACCAATTTCTGGGATATCCTGTTGTTTGCGGGAGTTTCCTTCTTCCTCATTTCGATCCCTCACCAATTCGTTCACGGTCTTGCCTTGGTCCGTTACGGCGGTCGGGTCAAGGATTGCGGGATCCGTATCTATTTAAATATTTGTCCTGCGGCTTATATTGATTTCTCGGATTTTGTGTGGGTCCGGTCGAAGTCCCAGCGAATGCAGATCATCTTCGCCGGATTATTTTTCCAGCTGTTGGCCACGGAAATTGGGTTTATCGGGTGGTGGTTGACGATGGGTTGGCCCCCGTTTTTCCCTTTGTTTTTCTTGACGGTGGGAGAGGTGGGTCTATTTGCCTTTTTGGTAAATCTTACCCCTCTTACCTATGGGGATGGCTACCTTTTGTTGGCACAATGGCTTGAGATTCCCGATCTCCGAAATCGGGTCCTCGCGGCCGTGCAGTCTTGGTTTCCCGGTCAATCTCCCGTTATTCCCATGACATTTAAAGAACGCATTGGGTTTATCTTTTGTATATTCCTGCTCGTTCCGTACCTTCTTCCTATTTATGTCGTTATGGTGATTGCGGCTCAGTATGCCAACCGATTTCAAGGGATCGGAGGGGTCATCGTTGTCACCGGGGCCGCGTTGTTGCTCCAACGTCCCGTCGGTGCCATGATAGAACACACCGCACCGGTTCGCTGGTACAAACGGCTGTTATTTGGAAAAGGCCGGGGCCGGTTGATTAAAGTCTGGCTTTGGTCAAGCCTGCTTCTTCTCATGTTGGTTCCGTATCCGTACGATACCGGTGGTCCCATTGTCTTTTTTCCTGAACAGAAACTTGAAATCCGACCCCAGGTAGTTGGAGAAATCGTGAAGGTGCTGGTTAAAGAAAATGATTTTGTGCATCAAGGACAAACAGTCGCCTTGCTGTCTACCCGAGTTCATCAGGAGCAACTCGATGTCCAGGTCGCCAACTTGGAATCCGCCCGCTCCCATTTACAGCTTCTGCAAACCGGTGCTACCCCCGAAGCAATCGATAAGGCGAAACAGCAGGTAGAGACCTCACAGGTCCAATACGATTATTTTCGAAAGGAAACAGATCGGCTCCGTCCGTTGTTTAAAGAGGGCGTTATTTCGGAAGAGAAATTTCAACAAGTCCAGCAAGAACGGGATTTAAATCACGAGAGACTGGAGGAGGCCAAAGCCAATTTGAGGCACGTTCTGGCGGGCTTTCGTCCGGAAGAGATCGACGCCGCGAAAGCGGATGTCCGACGTTTGGAGACTCTCGTTGAGAGTTCCCGCCAGAATATGCAGTTGACTGCATTGACAAGCCCGATGGATGGACGCATTACAACCCCCTATCTTGAAGATCGTGTCGGATACTATTTAAAAGAAGGCGACCTGTTTGCCCAAGTTGAGAACAACAATACTCTCCAAACCGAGGTGGACACCCCGGAAGGGAATATCAGCGATGTTCATATCGGCGAAGATGTCAGGATAAAAATCTGGACATACCCATATGCGATATTCAGAGGGAAGGTCACTTCGATTGCACCGATCGCCATCGATAAAGGCGGTGAGAAAGTGATCAGGGTCATGGTGCAGGTTCCAAATCGGGATGGATTGCTGAAATCGAACATGACCGGCTATGCAAAAATCGATGCGGGATGGAAACCGTTTGGCGTCGTTCTGACTCGGGTGTTGGTTCGGTTTATCATGGTTGAGGTCTGGTACTGGATTCCGTAAATGGCGGGGGACGGCTTGAACGGCGGGCCGAGAGTTCGGTCTTGTCACTCGTCGGTGGGTGCGGTGCTCGTTTTGTCCTTTTGGACTGCCTCGAGTTTTTCCAAGTCGTTTAACGTACTTTCCAACAGGGCCTCCAACCAGTCGGCCTTAAACCTCAACCATTGTCTCTGATGTTCCCTTTCTACAGGATCCTGTGCAATCTTGAAGGGAGCCGCATGTTTTTCGGAGGCAGGATTTAACTCCTGAAGCCCTTGAAGGGCCTGAAGGGCTTCGAGTTGACGAAGCAATGCGCCAAAGCGAAGCCCCTCGAGGCTTTTACGATTAGACTTCGAGTTGTCTAACGTACGTCGCTTTTTTTGGAGGTCTATAAGCGACTGGCGCGGATCTTCCTCCGACGGTTTTTTCCGCTCATCTGAATTCTTTCGATCGATTCCCATTCGTCTATTCCCTCCCATAAACCCTTAGGGAAGGGGGTGTTTCTCAAAAAAACTCCATATCATATTGCTGGCCGAGATATCATGGTTCGTGGGGCCCATTTTTTT includes these proteins:
- a CDS encoding MATE family efflux transporter, whose product is MSRSLLRKQVRREIVALAMPVVLSSLLQRTVSIVDIFLVGGLGANAIAAVGIGQLLVFMALTVIWALSSGTTVIIAQLYGGRRQPEAARIAFQSILLCIFLSILISLFGGFFGQEGARFLGSEPAVIHLADGYLKVIFGAFGFIALVNLLSNILYGVGDTRSPLIAVIITNVLHVLIAYPLIYGLWGAPHLGVVGAATAVGISEAVGVGILLWALYRRGAIHVGLFNLALLKEVIRIGLPVFGDRALQQAGQTFYMKMIMFYGTAAYAAHQVGVSIEALSFMPGYGLSIAATTAVGQSLGANQRDRANLVNWEANRFAVMLMACMGLLFFFFPYILLRLFTSDPEVIRLGTLFLKIAAILQVPLAITMVLSGSLRAAGDTQYLLFTTIVGSWLVRIPLAYIFSVGLGFGLPFVWSVMVVDWFVRMTLLLIRYRSERWHRPSVIPEQAFHELPD
- the ltaE gene encoding low-specificity L-threonine aldolase encodes the protein MNSRIDLRSDTVTRPTPAMRKAMADAEVGDDVFGEDPTVNRLQERAAELLGKEASLFVPSGIMANQLAVRLLTQPGDEVIIEAQAHIFHYEAGAGGALSGIQFYGLPGARGILEADQVADAIRTDEIYLPPTRLVCLENTHNRGGGTVYPLEKIKAIAKIARRRGVAMHLDGARIFNASIASGISAAKYAESFDTVSFCLSKGLGAPVGSLICTTTDRIPLLRRLRRMFGGGMRQAGILAAAGLYGLKHNIKRLAEDHAHAKKLAMALADLPSISLHPNHVETNIVIFDIAKTRYTPERAVETLKKEGVLVVPFGKMLLRAVTHLDVSAKDIDKAIAVLQKVFR
- a CDS encoding metalloenzyme, with product MNHLIYLIIDSARYDSFASAATPNMRNLGHPERRYSYAGWTSPSHFVYLMGMTPHRSPEGVFASEVYKKDYLKWGDRLGIGELAMKDFVPRFWLPQFLKSRGYKTHARVSMPIINPMTILNASFDTYKLMDRYNDFETMINEVSFDSGPAFYLLNLGEAHYPYGIPPEEMPSLHGENGVFKRAGEDVLGHRPESPDLTGYYFEKKHLDLFRARQIAAIEEVDRLMERLFKKCPPGTHIIITSDHGELFGEDGYFGHGPIMHPKVFEVPYIEGKV
- a CDS encoding efflux RND transporter periplasmic adaptor subunit, producing MRYLLIRPEDKETIELGAEEYFLCRQLNGKLSFEEIKKRFDEEFHLTLDRDLFEAMIDKLSQEKLFIGNSILVQEAFPNSIDPWAPTKQISFGSPQAILQRLLPLFGWCFSLPFALVSLVLLIPVTYIVYYYGSPFLSIQMRILADFTNFWDILLFAGVSFFLISIPHQFVHGLALVRYGGRVKDCGIRIYLNICPAAYIDFSDFVWVRSKSQRMQIIFAGLFFQLLATEIGFIGWWLTMGWPPFFPLFFLTVGEVGLFAFLVNLTPLTYGDGYLLLAQWLEIPDLRNRVLAAVQSWFPGQSPVIPMTFKERIGFIFCIFLLVPYLLPIYVVMVIAAQYANRFQGIGGVIVVTGAALLLQRPVGAMIEHTAPVRWYKRLLFGKGRGRLIKVWLWSSLLLLMLVPYPYDTGGPIVFFPEQKLEIRPQVVGEIVKVLVKENDFVHQGQTVALLSTRVHQEQLDVQVANLESARSHLQLLQTGATPEAIDKAKQQVETSQVQYDYFRKETDRLRPLFKEGVISEEKFQQVQQERDLNHERLEEAKANLRHVLAGFRPEEIDAAKADVRRLETLVESSRQNMQLTALTSPMDGRITTPYLEDRVGYYLKEGDLFAQVENNNTLQTEVDTPEGNISDVHIGEDVRIKIWTYPYAIFRGKVTSIAPIAIDKGGEKVIRVMVQVPNRDGLLKSNMTGYAKIDAGWKPFGVVLTRVLVRFIMVEVWYWIP
- a CDS encoding phosphoadenosine phosphosulfate reductase family protein, giving the protein MENTINKSYYEKLHLDGKIEQGKQVVRDAFDRFGLEKAVVAWTGGKDSTVMLWLIREVSRERNCAIPDLIFINEGYVFEEVLAFKDRMEREWSLKIHEVKNDDVMRLVRKPGDVVRVSDLSFRNREELKKLNYAEETFVWEPESYVGNHLMKTVAMNLFIESHRITAMYTGVRWDEQSARSNEIYFSPRRTPDHYRVHPILHFREREIWDLIHSRKIPVNPLYAQGYRSLGTKDTTTKTSDLPAWEQDLEHTTERGGRRQDKEGIMERLRELGYM
- a CDS encoding tetratricopeptide repeat protein — encoded protein: MYDLNTSSANAVNAMTSNMPGADWVPQLKSYGCGATAVLRTAYVLFEQKRYDECTVEVKKVLAVDPDLSTALLMLGNIHLALGQHDDAVTAYRAALKSNDRFSDAHLMLGWVYTVQQRYTEAVWELDMVLKLNSSEIDAYLMLGGIFFKNKEYKRSMKAYQAAQQIDPEMAFAHFMEGKIYLEQGQFSRAEAKFQEALHFDPSLVRVCFELGTVYLETGRYEAASACYKQVSNRSSKNIAIISGLGGIHLRNKEYDKAKICFEEAVRLAPRTALPHLMLGDVYVAQKNYKEAEAEYQEALVLNPSLALAHWKLGIVLYEQGDYPPAVGELQAAMEINPKFQKVANEYREATRNSGSQAASEFWKELLDDPGDETVHHKNFIPSSTRPDR
- a CDS encoding DUF3332 family protein encodes the protein MIVLVCFFVVGCIGPFTLSRSLGKWNAGVGNKWEDELVFLGLVIFHVYTITGLIDVLILNPIWFWKAPNTGPISSENGSKEIVMDKEHRAILTFTEKEKTVRADLFEQGRWIDSIRVTEYTNGSLVAENADGRVHFVSRSLQNGIQQVIDPQGEAVFSYSLLRIERRIVQAQRGIKMAGSRTLTQRMGQY